In Alteromonas sp. V450, the following proteins share a genomic window:
- the lepB gene encoding signal peptidase I, which yields MANYFSLILVALTLTTGLIWLVDSLVFAPKRKARLQAAATAEGAGYGEDPQLPYLVDTSQQIFPVIAFVLVLRSFLYEPFQIPSGSMMPTLLVGDFILVEKFAYGVKDPVFRSKLIETGVPERGDVVVFKYPEDTSVDYIKRVIGLPGDTVVYQNKQVYIKPKCEGNENCPKLKAVPLTFQERGEFVQDMAQLMRYTEDLGTVEHDILRHPVREISPAHFYTQARTRSNEWVVPEGEYFVLGDNRDNSRDSRFWGFVPDENLVGKAVAIWISFEFERSPSDFLPTWIPTGVRFERVGGIH from the coding sequence ATGGCAAATTACTTCTCCTTGATTTTGGTGGCACTCACCTTAACTACAGGGTTAATTTGGCTAGTGGACAGCCTAGTGTTTGCGCCAAAGCGAAAAGCGCGTCTTCAGGCTGCTGCTACAGCTGAGGGGGCGGGCTATGGAGAAGATCCACAGCTGCCATATCTGGTAGACACGTCACAACAGATTTTTCCAGTTATCGCTTTTGTATTAGTGTTGCGTTCGTTTTTGTATGAACCGTTTCAAATCCCATCAGGCTCAATGATGCCCACTTTATTAGTGGGTGACTTCATTTTGGTTGAAAAGTTTGCTTATGGCGTGAAGGACCCGGTTTTCAGAAGTAAGTTAATAGAAACGGGTGTCCCTGAGCGTGGAGACGTCGTTGTATTTAAATATCCGGAAGATACTTCGGTGGATTATATAAAACGGGTCATAGGATTACCTGGCGACACGGTTGTCTATCAGAACAAACAAGTTTATATAAAACCCAAATGCGAGGGTAACGAAAATTGCCCTAAGCTGAAAGCGGTACCATTGACATTTCAAGAGCGCGGCGAATTTGTTCAAGATATGGCGCAATTAATGAGATACACCGAAGATTTGGGCACTGTTGAGCACGATATTTTGCGTCACCCTGTTCGCGAGATATCTCCTGCACACTTTTATACTCAAGCACGAACTCGCAGCAACGAGTGGGTTGTGCCTGAGGGCGAATATTTCGTCTTAGGTGACAATCGAGATAATAGTCGCGATAGTCGATTTTGGGGATTTGTACCGGATGAAAATTTAGTCGGTAAGGCAGTCGCTATTTGGATTTCTTTTGAGTTCGAACGCAGCCCGTCTGATTTTCTTCCTACGTGGATCCCTACCGGCGTTCGATTTGAACGAGTGGGTGGCATTCATTAA
- the lepA gene encoding translation elongation factor 4: MQQSHIRNFSIIAHIDHGKSTLSDRLIQHCGGLTDREMAEQVLDSMDLEKERGITIKAQSVTLNYEARDGETYQLNFIDTPGHVDFTYEVSRSLAACEGALLVVDAGQGVEAQTLANCYTAIEMDMEVVPVLNKIDLPQAEPDRVAEEIEDIVGIDALDAVRCSAKTGIGIEDVLEVIVNKIPPPEGDREAPLKALIIDSWFDNYQGVVSLVRIVEGQLTKKDKIQIMSNGQTHQVDKIGVFTPKPLDTGTLRAGEVGFIIAGIKDIQGAPVGDTITLAREPADAMLPGFKKVKPQVYAGIFPISSDDYEDFRDALAKLSLNDASLFYEPESSAALGFGFRIGFLGMLHMEIVQERLEREYDLGLITTAPTVIYEVETTKGEILTVDSPAKLPPVNDIAEIREPMVEANILVPQEYLGNVITLCVEKRGMQTNMTYHGKQVAVTYELPMAEVVLDFFDRLKSTSRGFASLDYNFKRFQSSDMVRVDILINGERVDALAVITHRENSQGRGRELVEKLRELIPRQMFDIAIQAAIGNHIVARSTVKQLRKNVIAKCYGGDVSRKKKLLQKQKEGKKRMKQVGNVELPQDAFLAVLKVGK; this comes from the coding sequence ATGCAACAATCGCACATTCGTAACTTCAGTATTATCGCCCACATTGACCACGGTAAGTCTACGCTGTCAGACCGTCTAATCCAGCATTGCGGAGGGCTTACAGACCGTGAAATGGCGGAACAGGTTCTTGACTCTATGGATTTAGAGAAAGAGCGCGGTATCACGATAAAAGCGCAAAGCGTGACACTGAACTATGAAGCGCGCGATGGTGAAACATATCAGCTCAATTTCATCGATACGCCAGGGCACGTTGACTTTACCTATGAAGTTTCTCGTTCTCTTGCTGCCTGTGAAGGTGCGCTTTTGGTGGTTGATGCAGGACAGGGCGTAGAAGCACAAACTTTGGCAAACTGCTATACCGCTATCGAGATGGATATGGAAGTGGTGCCTGTGCTAAATAAAATCGACCTGCCGCAGGCTGAACCAGACCGCGTTGCAGAAGAAATTGAAGATATTGTAGGTATCGATGCACTTGACGCTGTGCGCTGCTCTGCAAAAACCGGTATCGGTATTGAAGATGTGCTTGAAGTCATCGTTAATAAAATACCGCCGCCAGAGGGTGACCGCGAAGCGCCACTTAAGGCGCTGATCATCGATTCTTGGTTTGACAACTACCAAGGCGTTGTTTCACTGGTACGAATTGTCGAAGGGCAGTTAACTAAGAAAGACAAAATTCAAATTATGTCGAATGGACAAACGCACCAGGTTGATAAGATAGGTGTGTTTACCCCTAAGCCTCTTGATACAGGCACGTTAAGAGCCGGCGAAGTAGGCTTTATCATCGCAGGGATTAAAGATATTCAAGGTGCGCCAGTAGGTGACACAATTACGCTGGCACGTGAGCCAGCGGACGCAATGCTACCAGGTTTTAAAAAGGTTAAACCTCAGGTTTATGCCGGTATTTTCCCTATTAGCTCTGATGACTATGAAGACTTCCGTGACGCTTTAGCAAAACTAAGTTTGAACGACGCGTCACTATTCTACGAACCAGAAAGCTCTGCAGCCCTTGGCTTTGGCTTCCGTATTGGCTTCTTAGGCATGCTGCATATGGAAATTGTTCAAGAACGTTTAGAGCGTGAATATGACTTGGGCCTAATAACAACAGCGCCAACGGTAATCTATGAAGTAGAGACGACGAAAGGCGAGATATTAACTGTTGATAGCCCAGCTAAACTGCCGCCGGTGAATGACATTGCCGAAATTCGAGAGCCTATGGTGGAAGCCAACATTCTTGTGCCACAAGAATACCTCGGCAACGTAATTACGCTTTGTGTTGAAAAGCGCGGTATGCAAACCAACATGACATACCACGGTAAGCAAGTGGCGGTAACGTATGAGCTGCCAATGGCAGAAGTGGTACTTGACTTCTTTGACCGTTTGAAATCTACCAGCCGAGGCTTCGCATCGCTTGACTACAACTTCAAACGTTTCCAAAGCTCGGATATGGTACGTGTTGATATTCTCATTAATGGCGAGCGAGTTGACGCATTAGCAGTCATTACACACAGAGAAAACTCTCAAGGCCGTGGCCGCGAGCTGGTAGAAAAGCTTCGCGAGCTTATTCCACGTCAAATGTTCGATATCGCGATTCAGGCGGCTATCGGTAACCATATTGTTGCTAGAAGTACCGTTAAGCAGCTACGCAAAAACGTCATCGCGAAGTGTTATGGTGGTGACGTAAGCCGTAAGAAAAAATTACTTCAAAAGCAGAAAGAAGGTAAAAAGCGAATGAAGCAAGTGGGTAATGTTGAATTGCCACAAGATGCGTTCCTTGCAGTATTGAAGGTGGGCAAATAA
- a CDS encoding SoxR reducing system RseC family protein — translation MIKETATVVAIDGDKVTVEAAIKSTCSACGAQEDCGTGVISRALAPKTQQLVLRTPMSVRLGQQVTVGIPEAGILSASAWLYMLPLVAFITFLFLTASILNNFGVSHELLNIMISGVLTFFVYKLIAKKLQHLEKLKYQPVILEKLKG, via the coding sequence ATGATAAAAGAAACCGCAACAGTTGTTGCAATTGACGGCGATAAGGTAACGGTTGAAGCTGCAATAAAGTCTACGTGCAGTGCGTGCGGTGCACAGGAAGATTGTGGTACCGGAGTAATATCTCGAGCGCTTGCACCAAAAACGCAGCAACTAGTACTTCGCACACCGATGTCAGTAAGATTAGGGCAACAAGTCACTGTGGGTATCCCTGAAGCAGGGATCCTAAGCGCATCCGCTTGGCTGTATATGTTACCTCTTGTTGCTTTCATTACCTTTTTATTCCTAACTGCTTCGATATTAAATAATTTTGGCGTCAGTCATGAGCTACTTAATATTATGATAAGCGGTGTATTGACCTTCTTTGTATACAAGCTGATAGCAAAAAAGCTTCAACATCTGGAAAAATTAAAGTACCAACCGGTCATACTTGAAAAGTTAAAAGGATAA
- a CDS encoding MucB/RseB C-terminal domain-containing protein, producing MRFGNSLTVILFLLGFGVADNAVAFQVEDQKEPMSSSPQNNDARDEDIDNKETPKQQRVERRHPQNSFEWLLLLQNLITNANFQVSFVQTKAGQETIPYLWRHGLLDDGTELEQLNLQNGPGRELIRINDVVSVFEPDVQPYSLRSNHINGPIPSVLLYHPESLLESYEFITVGRARVAGRSAQQIRVVSRDNTRFGYQLWLDEASGMLLKLNMLDLQGALLEQIQVTAFAISAEPSEYFSRINVNSLPKPMAMNNTQTRPHSWKVGYLPKGMHVVKQDTRRLALTGQVVEHKLFSDGLIDVSVYVQPARDAVGGDLALRNEVSTFLTLTDGKAQVTVVGEIPLQTANAIATSLMPLTSN from the coding sequence ATGCGATTTGGTAATTCGCTGACAGTTATTTTATTTTTGTTGGGTTTTGGTGTTGCAGATAATGCTGTGGCATTTCAGGTTGAAGATCAAAAAGAGCCGATGTCAAGTTCGCCACAAAACAATGACGCTCGGGATGAAGACATTGACAATAAGGAGACGCCAAAACAACAACGAGTCGAGAGACGGCATCCCCAAAACTCCTTTGAATGGTTGTTGCTGCTTCAAAATCTTATTACCAATGCTAATTTTCAAGTTTCTTTTGTGCAAACCAAGGCTGGGCAGGAAACTATCCCATACTTATGGCGTCACGGATTATTAGATGACGGTACTGAATTAGAGCAGTTAAATCTCCAAAATGGCCCTGGCAGGGAGTTGATCAGGATTAACGACGTCGTAAGTGTTTTTGAACCTGATGTACAGCCCTATAGTTTACGGTCTAACCATATAAATGGGCCCATACCCAGTGTGTTACTTTATCATCCAGAGTCTTTGTTAGAGAGCTACGAATTTATTACGGTAGGCCGAGCGAGAGTAGCGGGCCGATCAGCGCAACAAATTAGGGTTGTTAGTAGAGACAACACGCGCTTTGGTTATCAGCTTTGGTTGGATGAGGCATCGGGTATGTTACTGAAGCTAAATATGCTTGATCTGCAAGGCGCCCTTTTAGAACAAATTCAAGTAACCGCGTTTGCCATTTCAGCAGAGCCATCTGAATACTTTTCTCGTATTAATGTCAATTCACTGCCCAAGCCCATGGCGATGAATAACACTCAAACTCGGCCTCATTCGTGGAAGGTGGGGTATTTGCCAAAAGGAATGCATGTTGTGAAACAGGATACCAGACGTCTAGCGTTAACAGGGCAGGTGGTAGAGCACAAGCTTTTTTCCGATGGTTTGATTGACGTGTCTGTGTATGTGCAGCCTGCAAGAGATGCCGTCGGTGGAGATTTAGCGTTGAGAAATGAGGTGAGTACCTTTTTAACGTTAACCGATGGAAAAGCACAGGTGACAGTTGTTGGCGAGATTCCGCTTCAAACAGCAAACGCCATAGCAACATCTCTTATGCCTTTAACATCAAACTAA
- a CDS encoding sigma-E factor negative regulatory protein, translating into MTHQQEKLSAFMDGELEDNDIINAVKQDDELRAKWQRYHVIRGVMRKEASVAPNLDITASVAAALESEPAIVAPKQSRWRSLPVLGNVVPFAKQSGQLAVAASVAVAVIFGVQYSNQEAPTEPFMTAPTVGPIGGLAPVSLEQTRSLPRNDKNDLLERKRKINALLADHEQQVKLKQAKESEEESSEQGSPQ; encoded by the coding sequence ATGACGCATCAGCAAGAAAAATTGTCCGCATTCATGGATGGTGAACTAGAAGACAATGATATCATTAATGCAGTAAAGCAAGATGATGAACTTCGTGCCAAGTGGCAACGTTACCATGTGATCCGCGGAGTAATGCGCAAAGAAGCGAGCGTGGCGCCGAATTTAGATATTACAGCAAGCGTGGCTGCGGCTCTGGAAAGTGAGCCTGCAATTGTTGCTCCGAAACAATCTCGTTGGCGCTCATTACCTGTGCTGGGAAATGTCGTTCCCTTTGCGAAGCAATCAGGCCAACTTGCAGTTGCGGCATCAGTAGCAGTTGCTGTTATCTTCGGTGTTCAGTATAGCAACCAGGAAGCGCCAACAGAGCCGTTTATGACTGCTCCCACTGTTGGTCCCATTGGCGGGTTAGCGCCAGTGAGCCTTGAACAAACGAGATCACTGCCACGAAACGATAAGAATGACTTACTTGAGAGAAAGCGAAAGATTAATGCGCTTCTTGCCGATCATGAGCAACAAGTAAAGCTTAAACAAGCAAAAGAATCCGAAGAGGAAAGTAGCGAACAGGGAAGTCCTCAGTGA
- the rpoE gene encoding RNA polymerase sigma factor RpoE, with protein MSEQITDQQLVEKVQRGDKNAFNLLVTRYQHKVMHLVSRYVKNTGDVADVTQEAFIKAYRALPNFRGDSAFYTWLYRIAVNSAKNYLVSQGRKPPASDVDADEADFYEGSDALKEQSTPERSLLSEEIEETLFKVVEKLPDDLRMAITLREIEGLSYEEIASVMSCPVGTVRSRIFRAREAIDKVIQPLLEN; from the coding sequence ATGAGCGAGCAGATAACCGACCAACAATTGGTCGAAAAAGTACAGCGTGGAGATAAGAATGCATTCAACCTATTGGTAACTCGTTACCAACATAAGGTAATGCATTTGGTGTCTCGCTACGTAAAAAATACAGGTGATGTCGCCGATGTGACGCAAGAAGCATTTATCAAAGCGTACCGCGCATTACCCAATTTTCGTGGCGATAGTGCATTTTACACATGGCTTTATCGCATTGCGGTGAACAGTGCTAAAAACTATCTTGTATCACAAGGTAGGAAACCACCTGCAAGCGACGTAGATGCCGATGAAGCAGACTTTTACGAGGGTAGTGATGCGCTAAAAGAGCAGTCTACGCCGGAGCGGAGCCTTCTTTCCGAAGAAATTGAAGAAACGTTATTCAAGGTTGTGGAAAAACTGCCTGATGACTTGCGAATGGCGATAACGCTCCGTGAAATCGAAGGGCTCAGTTATGAAGAGATAGCCAGCGTAATGTCTTGTCCTGTTGGTACCGTAAGGTCGCGAATATTTAGAGCGAGAGAGGCTATCGATAAGGTTATTCAGCCGTTGTTAGAGAATTAA
- the nadB gene encoding L-aspartate oxidase gives MKSVSSSLTSTSNAIEHRCDVLIIGSGAAGLSLALKLADHCQVIVLSKSDRNEGSTRYAQGGIAAVFDEQDSIDAHVKDTLAAGGGLCEEEAVRFTAEKAKTALEWLIGYGVPFDTEKSESGEERFHLTREGGHSHRRILHAADATGEALQITLNDAVSTHPNIHVFERYNAIDLIPSKSKKNTCVGAYVWNRQQEHVEVIRAPFIALATGGGSKVYQYTSNPDVSSGDGIAMAWRAGCRVANMEFNQFHPTCLFHPQARNFLITEALRGEGANLCHADGTRFMHKFDERGDLAPRDVVARAIDFEMKRLGADCMYLDISHKPADFIVKHFPNIYRKCRSLGIDITREPIPVVPAAHYSCGGVITDFNAKTDLDNVYAIGEVAYTGLHGANRMASNSLLECVVFASAAAEDIMTKLHNANCDESIAPWDESQVSDSDEEVIIQHNWHELRLFMWDYVGIVRTDKRLERAMRRIKLLEQEIAEYYAHFRVSNNLLELRNLVTVAELIVRCAMERKESRGLHFNLDHPKQLDEPKPTILIPKKQLSGADVGSLITEGSFAD, from the coding sequence ATGAAATCTGTATCCTCTTCACTAACTTCTACATCTAATGCAATAGAACACAGATGTGATGTGCTTATTATAGGTAGTGGTGCTGCTGGATTAAGTTTAGCGCTCAAGCTTGCCGATCATTGTCAGGTAATTGTACTTAGTAAAAGCGACAGAAATGAAGGCTCCACACGCTACGCTCAAGGAGGGATAGCAGCCGTTTTCGACGAACAGGACTCAATTGACGCACATGTTAAAGATACTCTCGCGGCAGGCGGAGGCTTGTGCGAGGAAGAAGCGGTTCGATTTACTGCCGAGAAAGCTAAAACCGCGTTAGAGTGGCTTATTGGCTATGGCGTGCCGTTTGACACAGAAAAAAGCGAGTCAGGAGAAGAGCGTTTTCATCTCACCCGAGAGGGTGGTCACAGTCACCGACGTATATTGCACGCTGCAGACGCTACCGGTGAAGCACTGCAAATTACGCTTAACGACGCAGTATCAACCCATCCCAATATTCATGTATTCGAGCGCTACAATGCTATTGATCTTATTCCGTCGAAAAGCAAAAAAAATACCTGCGTTGGTGCATATGTTTGGAACCGCCAGCAGGAGCATGTTGAGGTTATACGAGCACCGTTTATTGCACTGGCGACGGGGGGCGGTAGCAAAGTGTATCAGTACACTTCAAACCCTGATGTGTCCAGCGGCGATGGAATTGCCATGGCGTGGCGAGCTGGCTGTCGCGTAGCGAACATGGAATTTAATCAGTTCCACCCAACTTGCTTGTTTCATCCTCAGGCTCGAAACTTCCTTATAACTGAAGCATTACGCGGTGAGGGTGCAAACTTGTGTCATGCCGACGGCACGCGGTTTATGCACAAATTCGATGAGCGTGGAGATCTTGCACCACGAGACGTTGTAGCGAGAGCTATCGACTTTGAAATGAAGCGTCTTGGTGCCGACTGCATGTACTTAGACATAAGCCATAAGCCTGCTGACTTCATCGTTAAACACTTTCCTAATATTTATCGCAAATGTCGCTCTTTAGGTATCGACATCACACGGGAACCGATCCCAGTTGTACCGGCAGCGCACTACAGCTGTGGTGGCGTGATCACCGACTTTAACGCAAAAACTGATTTAGATAACGTTTATGCTATCGGCGAGGTAGCATATACAGGGCTGCACGGCGCTAATAGAATGGCATCGAATTCACTTTTAGAATGTGTCGTTTTTGCGAGCGCGGCGGCTGAAGATATAATGACGAAGCTTCACAATGCTAACTGTGATGAATCTATTGCGCCTTGGGACGAAAGCCAAGTATCTGATTCAGATGAAGAGGTTATAATTCAGCACAATTGGCACGAACTTCGTTTGTTTATGTGGGATTACGTAGGTATTGTCAGAACAGACAAGCGCTTAGAGCGAGCGATGCGGCGCATCAAATTGCTAGAACAAGAAATTGCCGAATATTATGCGCATTTCAGAGTGAGTAATAATCTACTGGAATTGCGCAACTTAGTTACAGTGGCGGAGCTTATTGTGAGATGCGCGATGGAGCGAAAAGAAAGCCGCGGGCTACACTTTAATCTTGATCATCCCAAACAACTTGATGAGCCAAAACCCACGATTCTTATTCCGAAAAAGCAACTTTCTGGTGCTGATGTTGGCTCGCTTATTACTGAAGGGAGCTTCGCCGACTAG
- a CDS encoding MaoC/PaaZ C-terminal domain-containing protein, with protein sequence MFREYTKALFKRVDKRKLMQFKPPTLPQRIYTKTLRIDQTHYEKFCKEVAWLESGRIHPLYLQMVSLPLQMQCLLDKQSPFPLLGLIHSGNRVDVLSDYDISEWFEFRVRFSDVTPHVRGWEMHVLLDVLQHGKLVYSATSRYLVKVKAVHVAPYFTTTQNQAECNIPFKSKIAEVYVASDTGRRYAKLSHDYNPIHLTSLSAKVFGFKTAIAHGMWTLSRAISAFEAHREEENTGAANYIDCQFKKPVYLPSSIDISQRSDNEKNMTVDVTGSKDNALHLTAFIRCGES encoded by the coding sequence ATGTTTCGTGAATATACCAAAGCGCTTTTCAAACGGGTTGATAAGCGTAAGTTGATGCAATTTAAACCACCCACGTTACCGCAGCGAATCTACACCAAAACATTACGTATTGATCAAACGCATTATGAAAAATTCTGTAAAGAAGTTGCGTGGCTAGAAAGCGGTCGTATTCATCCTCTTTATCTTCAAATGGTTTCACTGCCCCTTCAAATGCAGTGTTTATTAGATAAACAAAGCCCTTTTCCATTGTTAGGATTAATCCACTCTGGTAATCGGGTTGATGTACTCAGTGATTATGACATTAGCGAGTGGTTTGAATTTCGTGTTCGCTTCAGTGATGTGACACCTCATGTGCGCGGATGGGAGATGCATGTGTTGCTTGATGTATTGCAGCACGGAAAGTTGGTTTACAGCGCCACCAGTCGCTACTTGGTGAAAGTTAAAGCCGTTCATGTGGCGCCTTATTTTACGACAACGCAGAACCAGGCTGAATGCAACATTCCATTCAAATCGAAAATAGCAGAAGTATATGTAGCTTCTGATACCGGCCGCCGCTATGCGAAGCTCTCGCACGACTACAACCCAATACATCTTACCTCTTTATCCGCAAAGGTATTTGGCTTTAAAACTGCGATTGCGCATGGTATGTGGACATTGTCGCGTGCTATTTCTGCATTTGAAGCTCATCGAGAAGAGGAGAACACTGGGGCGGCAAATTATATAGATTGCCAATTTAAGAAACCCGTTTATTTACCAAGCAGTATCGACATTTCCCAGCGCAGCGATAACGAGAAAAACATGACGGTAGATGTTACAGGCAGCAAAGACAACGCACTGCATTTAACCGCTTTTATAAGATGCGGCGAATCATAA
- a CDS encoding protein YgfX, translated as MRTRLWQQWSLRSSTVSKYRIELTHLELRTLLSRLGLIVTIGFALNALQPAVWSYVSEFYCRCALVLLSIAYVAPSCIRCFLSSTPCFSYALSVSDFGRLSVVECAQISGKTTLSAKRVNDANGGAEMQLHPSSLILPWGLCLHVAQSKKGWLDRGHKHFVWVLRSECTEVNYRRLCRVINYLKKNTRSGNL; from the coding sequence GTGAGGACCCGGCTCTGGCAGCAATGGTCTCTACGATCGTCAACCGTGTCAAAGTATAGGATTGAGCTTACTCATTTAGAACTAAGAACGCTTCTGTCTAGATTGGGGTTAATAGTAACGATTGGCTTTGCCTTAAACGCATTACAGCCTGCTGTTTGGTCGTATGTAAGCGAGTTCTATTGCCGTTGTGCCCTTGTCTTGCTATCGATTGCTTATGTAGCACCGAGTTGTATCCGGTGCTTTTTATCGTCCACGCCTTGTTTTTCTTATGCGTTGAGCGTTTCCGATTTTGGACGGCTCAGCGTAGTAGAATGTGCCCAAATAAGTGGAAAAACGACCTTATCAGCAAAACGAGTTAATGATGCGAATGGCGGCGCCGAAATGCAGTTACACCCATCTTCACTTATTCTTCCATGGGGGCTATGTCTTCATGTAGCGCAGTCGAAAAAAGGGTGGTTAGACAGGGGGCATAAGCATTTCGTCTGGGTGTTGAGGTCAGAATGCACAGAGGTCAATTATCGCAGACTGTGCAGAGTAATAAATTATTTAAAAAAGAATACTCGGTCAGGGAATTTGTAA
- a CDS encoding succinate dehydrogenase assembly factor 2, with protein MFEPKRLARLKWACRRGMLELDVLLLPFVEEAFDSLSFEDQETFERLLTSDDPDLFAWIMGHQKCEDPALAAMVSTIVNRVKV; from the coding sequence ATGTTTGAACCAAAAAGATTAGCTAGATTGAAATGGGCGTGCCGCCGTGGAATGCTCGAATTAGACGTATTGCTATTGCCTTTTGTAGAAGAAGCATTCGACTCGTTAAGTTTTGAGGATCAAGAGACGTTCGAGCGTTTGTTAACAAGTGATGATCCCGATTTGTTTGCATGGATAATGGGACATCAAAAGTGTGAGGACCCGGCTCTGGCAGCAATGGTCTCTACGATCGTCAACCGTGTCAAAGTATAG
- a CDS encoding folate-binding protein YgfZ: protein MDTLSSLTNLKETFAVRLNDRMIIALEGEQADSYLHGQITINVNALSSNIARFYAHCDNKGKTWSVGHAIRYDNQLLMLTNETSGQHSLAQLGKYGVFSKVDIQDITQKYAIYFVSSDAIQKTLTGVFSPDDIALLAKSVKEESESTIIQNTDGFAFSLGASAQGAIVAVSNPIADVLQTNITDAHIPCFEDEVFNAIQISHVLPSLQAGAIAEYVPQMLNVHALNGIDFDKGCYMGQEVVARTRFLGKNKRAAFSFKIDAAIDVNSGDTLEKQLGDNWRSAGKVISVGRLGDETWIMAVLNNDTTTEDLHRLADNKDITCYPRPLPYDIEQQASNIVKKRR from the coding sequence ATGGACACGCTTTCATCATTAACCAATCTTAAAGAAACATTCGCGGTAAGGCTGAATGACAGAATGATAATTGCGCTAGAAGGAGAACAAGCTGATAGTTACCTTCATGGCCAAATAACCATCAACGTAAATGCGTTAAGCAGCAACATTGCAAGGTTTTATGCGCATTGCGACAACAAGGGTAAAACATGGTCTGTAGGTCATGCAATCAGGTATGATAACCAACTATTAATGCTCACCAATGAGACCTCTGGACAGCATTCTTTGGCACAATTGGGTAAATACGGTGTATTTTCTAAGGTTGATATTCAGGATATTACTCAAAAGTACGCTATCTATTTCGTCTCGTCTGACGCAATACAAAAAACACTTACCGGCGTTTTTTCACCCGATGATATCGCTCTTTTAGCAAAGAGTGTTAAAGAAGAATCAGAGAGCACCATAATACAGAATACCGATGGCTTTGCCTTTTCCCTCGGTGCATCTGCTCAAGGCGCAATAGTTGCCGTATCAAACCCCATCGCCGATGTGCTACAAACTAATATAACCGACGCTCATATACCTTGCTTCGAGGATGAGGTGTTTAACGCTATTCAAATTTCACATGTATTGCCAAGCTTACAGGCAGGTGCTATCGCAGAATATGTTCCGCAAATGCTAAACGTTCATGCACTTAACGGAATAGACTTCGATAAAGGGTGTTACATGGGCCAGGAAGTCGTGGCGCGGACTCGCTTTTTGGGGAAGAATAAACGCGCCGCATTTAGTTTTAAGATAGATGCCGCTATTGACGTAAACAGTGGCGATACGCTTGAAAAGCAACTAGGGGACAATTGGCGCTCAGCGGGTAAAGTAATATCAGTGGGCAGACTTGGCGATGAGACATGGATCATGGCCGTGTTAAATAACGACACTACGACAGAAGATTTACACAGATTGGCTGATAATAAAGACATTACCTGCTACCCTAGACCCTTGCCATACGATATTGAGCAACAAGCCAGTAATATTGTAAAGAAGCGCCGCTAG
- a CDS encoding peptidylprolyl isomerase produces MTITSDSVVTLHYTVSTEDGTTLDSSEGKSPLVVLLGRRFLIEGLEDALIGKTKDDSFNISVAPEKAYGERADELVQTVPRSMFEGMDVEVGMSFRATTPQGEQSVIIIETTDEEVVVDGNHPLAGIPLTFDVKVIDVREATAEELEHGHAHSEQSSCCDPQTGECSEDKH; encoded by the coding sequence ATGACAATCACCTCTGACAGCGTTGTAACGCTTCACTACACGGTTTCAACGGAAGACGGCACAACGCTTGATTCATCAGAAGGAAAATCCCCTCTTGTAGTGTTGCTAGGTCGACGTTTTCTTATTGAAGGACTTGAAGACGCATTGATAGGCAAGACCAAAGACGATAGTTTTAATATCTCAGTTGCGCCTGAAAAAGCATACGGCGAGCGAGCTGATGAGTTAGTCCAAACTGTACCGCGCTCGATGTTTGAAGGCATGGACGTGGAAGTCGGTATGTCATTCAGAGCGACTACACCGCAAGGTGAGCAATCGGTAATAATCATTGAAACGACAGATGAAGAAGTCGTCGTCGACGGGAACCACCCACTAGCAGGCATTCCACTTACGTTTGATGTAAAGGTTATTGATGTAAGGGAAGCTACGGCCGAAGAGCTTGAACACGGTCACGCTCACAGTGAACAAAGCAGCTGTTGTGATCCCCAAACTGGTGAATGCTCAGAAGACAAACATTAG